One Cucurbita pepo subsp. pepo cultivar mu-cu-16 chromosome LG20, ASM280686v2, whole genome shotgun sequence genomic window carries:
- the LOC111783077 gene encoding uncharacterized protein LOC111783077 isoform X2 gives MGIDAEDIKLCVCRIVHLSLRVSHRFVQKRPYMAGTLLCLFILYIFLPSVLSLMFYSLPFIGLIGILLAFRTSRKSTIRVEKVEDKKIEVSKLSTTTITRNRSAYLRNATSRRQRFKEKSEAWRPEATINASGGSTDLSVESDNSKSLIEVKETQSIDSVNNKSGHCTSVEEDIEVSNKEEPILGSELAVKPDVVACDGLSSQANKSDSGGDETKNESSEDPEDEDEEEAREDRNKAVEWTEDDQKNLMDLGLSEIERNRRLESLIARRRARKLYRRKNEETALTVDIFPPGQIPKIIATRNGLLNLVDGCREMEGVSWPGSAPSILLPTRNPFDLPYDPHEEKPNLMADSFQQEFTAAHQKELAFCRHESFCFGLAYPEEIGGLGYHPRYRRPSISIADKGEHDWLIEQLLFKSDQVPRREKDPIDIETRSIQTEDSTQTRDANSMELESDQEKEIPPDSESELEMEPELMQDGNSQSSHSSSLDKPEDLICDDVRVVSKSTESTLSSAVNKNLNCRVLKSKLIKETLSEFSPMAFDKNKMEERFPYPDKVVCHTPTYSIASDMQVEVSEIGSPPTVDGNNTDGESLNPDWEIEKEASFGGEQDDLGQLMEVRFNEIVSGVQEEKVKALSVKEASSPKTIKSPMAEELVDHPSQVVPQMPEELSFPTDDDEEAISCVVDQINPEALVNLENVAKTSEDVDDGLEILVKQEDDGNRTGSLEETDRNSSNSFNVGSEDSSGCQAHLHHVHSEEGNKNMDQITGNGDLGCAHKHLEEEIKSKDQITGSGDLGRAHKHSEEGSKNTEEITGIGDVVEPRKVEEQFEFIHDNKNQPNVVEAELQSSKNSLKLPVENESVTYGGVPLAFNDINTSENQQSEFQKSIEDLVEPRKVEEQLEFIQDNKNQPNAVEAELQSSKNSLKLPVEDDSVTYGGVPLAFNDIICSSASDNQVSDVQSEFQKSNEAFVDPRKIEIPLELKQDNKNQLNVVEVEFQSSKDTLKSTMEDDLVNDGGVPLEIVSDASQNQVNAVQSEFQKPNDVMKSTVEQDSVTERELLDTTAGLSPESSMEKQGHMDKVSLSQDPIVFHENNPKTMAKDDNKPADSIEVENEFIKDLSEQKGEKSNLDAKHELEKTNQNLSSPYSELNVDVKIADITVQEEVAAAANPVAENTAKEVEVQTEATPITNKNMEAVGGNIL, from the exons ATGGGAATCGATGCAGAAGATATCAAATTATGCGTTTGTAGAATTGTTCATCTGTCCCTTAGGGTTAGTCATAGATTTGTACAGAAGCGTCCTTATATGGCCGGTACATTGTTGTGTCTCTTCATCTTGTACATTTTTCTGCCGTCTGTTCTTAGTTTGATGTTTTACAGTTTGCCATTTATTGGCTTAATTGGAATTCTCCTGGCCTTTCGGACTTCTAGAAAGTCCACAATTCGAGTTGAGAAAgtagaagataaaaaaatagaggtCTCCAAACTGTCGACGACCACAATTACTAGGAATCGTAGCGCCTACTTACGAAATGCAACCAGTCGGCGACAACGATTCAAAGAAAAGAGTGAAGCATGGAGACCAGAAGCTACAATCAATGCTTCCGGAGGAAGCACGGATCTGTCGGTTGAATCCGATAACTCGAAATCATTGATCGAGGTGAAAGAAACACAATCTATTGACTctgtaaataataaatctgGTCATTGTACGTCAGTTGAGGAAGATATTGAAGTTTCCAATAAAGAAGAACCGATTTTAGGCTCGGAGTTAGCAGTAAAACCTGATGTCGTAGCTTGTGATGGCTTAAGCTCCCAGGCTAATAAATCTGATAGCGGTGGCGATGAGACGAAGAACGAAAGCTCGGAAGATCCAGAGGATGAGGATGAAGAGGAGGCACGAGAGGATAGGAATAAAGCTGTGGAGTGGACAGAAGATGATCAGAAGAATTTGATGGATCTTGGGCTTTCAGAGATTGAAAGGAACAGAAGATTGGAGAGCCTTATTGCGAGGAGAAGAGCCAGAAAGTTGTACAGacgaaaaaatgaagaaactgCTCTAACAGTCGACATTTTTCCTCCAGGTCAAATTCCCAAAATTATCGCTACAAGGAATGGTCTGCTCAATTTGGTAGATGGTTGTAGAGAGATGGAAGGCGTGTCATGGCCTGGTTCTGCTCCTTCTATTTTGTTGCCAACCAGAAATCCTTTCGATCTTCCATATGATCCACATGAAGAGAAGCCAAATCTTATGGCGGATAGTTTTCAACAGGAATTCACAGCAGCCCACCAAAAGGAATTAGCATTCTGCAGACACGAGAGCTTTTGCTTTGGACTCGCTTACCCAGAAGAAATTGGGGGACTGGGATACCACCCCCGATATCGAAGACCTTCaa TTTCGATTGCAGATAAAGGCGAGCACGATTGGCTAATTGAACAGCTATTATTTAAAAGCGATCAAGTCCCCCGCCGTGAAAAAGACCCTATTGATATAGAAACCAGAAGCATTCAAACTGAAGATTCAACACAAACCAGAGATGCTAATTCAATGGAGCTTGAAAGCGATCAAGAGAAGGAGATTCCGCCAGATTCCGAGAGTGAACTTGAAATGGAACCAGAACTGATGCAAGACGGTAATAGCCAATCAagtcattcatcttcattGGACAAACCCGAGGATTTGATCTGCGATGATGTCAGAGTAGTTTCAAAAAGCACTGAGTCAACATTGAGCAGTGCAGTGAACAAAAACTTGAACTGCAGAGTATTAAAGAGCAAATTAATAAAGGAGACGCTCTCTGAGTTTAGCCCCATGGCATTTGATAAGAACAAAATGGAGGAGCGTTTTCCCTATCCAGATAAAGTGGTGTGTCACACTCCAACTTACTCCATTGCTTCTGACATGCAAGTAGAGGTCTCTGAAATTGGCTCCCCTCCGACTGTGGATGGGAACAATACTGATGGAGAATCGTTGAACCCTGACTGGGAGATTGAAAAGGAGGCAAGTTTTGGAGGTGAACAAGATGACTTGGGTCAGTTGATGGAGGTGCGGTTTAATGAGATTGTTTCGGGTGTACAGGAGGAAAAAGTAAAGGCATTGAGTGTCAAAGAAGCATCGTCCCCTAAAACTATTAAAAGTCCAATGGCCGAGGAGCTGGTGGATCATCCTTCTCAAGTTGTCCCTCAAATGCCTGAG GAGTTGTCTTTTCCCacagatgatgatgaagaagcgATAAGTTGCGTTGTTGACCAAATAAATCCAGAAGCTTTAGTGAACTTGGAAAACGTGGCAAAAACCAGTGAAGATGTAGACGATGGATTGGAGATATTGGTCAAACAAGAGGACGATGGAAATAGAACAGGATCTTTGGAGGAGACTGACCGAAATTCTAGCAACTCTTTTAATGTTGGTTCGGAGGATTCTTCTGGATGTCAAGCCCACTTGCACCATGTACATTCagaagaaggaaacaaaaatatggaCCAAATTACTGGGAATGGAGATCTAGGCTGTGCTCATAAACAtctagaagaagaaatcaaaagcaaGGATCAAATTACTGGCAGTGGAGATCTTGGCCGGGCTCATAAACATTCAGAAGAAGGAAGTAAAAACACAGAAGAAATTACTGGCATTGGAGATGTTGTAGAGCCAAGAAAGGTTGAAGAACAATTTGAGTTTATTCACGACAATAAGAATCAACCGAATGTCGTGGAAGCTGAATTACAGAGTTCTAAAAATTCCTTGAAATTGCCTGTCGAGAACGAATCGGTCACTTATGGAGGAGTGCCTCTTGCTTTCAATGACATAAACACTTCAGAAAATCAACAAAGTGAATTTCAGAAGTCTATTGAAGATCTTGTAGAGCCAAGAAAGGTTGAAGAACAATTGGAATTCATTCAAGACAACAAGAATCAACCAAATGCCGTGGAAGCTGAATTACAGAGTTCTAAAAATTCCTTGAAATTGCCTGTAGAGGACGACTCGGTCACTTATGGAGGAGTGCCTCTTGCTTTCAACGACATAATTTGTTCTAGCGCTTCAGATAATCAAGTAAGTGATGTACAAAGTGAATTTCAGAAGTCTAATGAAGCTTTTGTAGATCCAAGAAAGATTGAAATACCATTGGAGTTGAAACAAGACAATAAGAATCAACTAAATGTTGTGGAAGTTGAATTCCAGAGTTCTAAAGATACCTTGAAATCAACTATGGAGGACGACTTGGTTAATGATGGAGGAGTGCCTCTTGAAATAGTCTCTGATGCGTCACAGAATCAAGTAAATGCTGTGCAAAGTGAATTTCAGAAGCCTAACGATGTCATGAAATCAACAGTGGAGCAAGACTCGGTCACTGAAAGAGAACTTCTTGATACCACAGCAGGATTATCTCCAGAGTCTTCAATGGAAAAACAAGGCCATATGGACAAGGTCTCCTTATCACAG GATCCCATCGTGTTCCATGAGAATAACCCAAAAACCATGGCGAAGGATGATAATAAGCCTGCTGATTCCATCGAAGTCGAAAACGAGTTCATCAAAGACCTTTCAGAACAAAAGGGTGAAAAATCCAACTTGGATGCCAAGCATGAActtgaaaaaacaaatcagAATTTGAGCTCACCATACTCAGAGCTCAATGTTGATGTGAAAATCGCAGATATCACTGTACAAGAAGAG GTAGCAGCAGCAGCTAACCCTGTAGCAGAAAACACAGCCAAAGAAGTTGAAGTTCAAACTGAAGCAACACCCATTACCAACAAAAACATGGAAGCTGTTGGAGGTAATATAttgtaa
- the LOC111783077 gene encoding uncharacterized protein LOC111783077 isoform X1 codes for MGIDAEDIKLCVCRIVHLSLRVSHRFVQKRPYMAGTLLCLFILYIFLPSVLSLMFYSLPFIGLIGILLAFRTSRKSTIRVEKVEDKKIEVSKLSTTTITRNRSAYLRNATSRRQRFKEKSEAWRPEATINASGGSTDLSVESDNSKSLIEVKETQSIDSVNNKSGHCTSVEEDIEVSNKEEPILGSELAVKPDVVACDGLSSQANKSDSGGDETKNESSEDPEDEDEEEAREDRNKAVEWTEDDQKNLMDLGLSEIERNRRLESLIARRRARKLYRRKNEETALTVDIFPPGQIPKIIATRNGLLNLVDGCREMEGVSWPGSAPSILLPTRNPFDLPYDPHEEKPNLMADSFQQEFTAAHQKELAFCRHESFCFGLAYPEEIGGLGYHPRYRRPSISIADKGEHDWLIEQLLFKSDQVPRREKDPIDIETRSIQTEDSTQTRDANSMELESDQEKEIPPDSESELEMEPELMQDGNSQSSHSSSLDKPEDLICDDVRVVSKSTESTLSSAVNKNLNCRVLKSKLIKETLSEFSPMAFDKNKMEERFPYPDKVVCHTPTYSIASDMQVEVSEIGSPPTVDGNNTDGESLNPDWEIEKEASFGGEQDDLGQLMEVRFNEIVSGVQEEKVKALSVKEASSPKTIKSPMAEELVDHPSQVVPQMPEELSFPTDDDEEAISCVVDQINPEALVNLENVAKTSEDVDDGLEILVKQEDDGNRTGSLEETDRNSSNSFNVGSEDSSGCQAHLHHVHSEEGNKNMDQITGNGDLGCAHKHLEEEIKSKDQITGSGDLGRAHKHSEEGSKNTEEITGIGDVVEPRKVEEQFEFIHDNKNQPNVVEAELQSSKNSLKLPVENESVTYGGVPLAFNDINTSENQQSEFQKSIEDLVEPRKVEEQLEFIQDNKNQPNAVEAELQSSKNSLKLPVEDDSVTYGGVPLAFNDIICSSASDNQVSDVQSEFQKSNEAFVDPRKIEIPLELKQDNKNQLNVVEVEFQSSKDTLKSTMEDDLVNDGGVPLEIVSDASQNQVNAVQSEFQKPNDVMKSTVEQDSVTERELLDTTAGLSPESSMEKQGHMDKVSLSQDPIVFHENNPKTMAKDDNKPADSIEVENEFIKDLSEQKGEKSNLDAKHELEKTNQNLSSPYSELNVDVKIADITVQEEVVAAAANPVAENTAKEVEVQTEATPITNKNMEAVGGNIL; via the exons ATGGGAATCGATGCAGAAGATATCAAATTATGCGTTTGTAGAATTGTTCATCTGTCCCTTAGGGTTAGTCATAGATTTGTACAGAAGCGTCCTTATATGGCCGGTACATTGTTGTGTCTCTTCATCTTGTACATTTTTCTGCCGTCTGTTCTTAGTTTGATGTTTTACAGTTTGCCATTTATTGGCTTAATTGGAATTCTCCTGGCCTTTCGGACTTCTAGAAAGTCCACAATTCGAGTTGAGAAAgtagaagataaaaaaatagaggtCTCCAAACTGTCGACGACCACAATTACTAGGAATCGTAGCGCCTACTTACGAAATGCAACCAGTCGGCGACAACGATTCAAAGAAAAGAGTGAAGCATGGAGACCAGAAGCTACAATCAATGCTTCCGGAGGAAGCACGGATCTGTCGGTTGAATCCGATAACTCGAAATCATTGATCGAGGTGAAAGAAACACAATCTATTGACTctgtaaataataaatctgGTCATTGTACGTCAGTTGAGGAAGATATTGAAGTTTCCAATAAAGAAGAACCGATTTTAGGCTCGGAGTTAGCAGTAAAACCTGATGTCGTAGCTTGTGATGGCTTAAGCTCCCAGGCTAATAAATCTGATAGCGGTGGCGATGAGACGAAGAACGAAAGCTCGGAAGATCCAGAGGATGAGGATGAAGAGGAGGCACGAGAGGATAGGAATAAAGCTGTGGAGTGGACAGAAGATGATCAGAAGAATTTGATGGATCTTGGGCTTTCAGAGATTGAAAGGAACAGAAGATTGGAGAGCCTTATTGCGAGGAGAAGAGCCAGAAAGTTGTACAGacgaaaaaatgaagaaactgCTCTAACAGTCGACATTTTTCCTCCAGGTCAAATTCCCAAAATTATCGCTACAAGGAATGGTCTGCTCAATTTGGTAGATGGTTGTAGAGAGATGGAAGGCGTGTCATGGCCTGGTTCTGCTCCTTCTATTTTGTTGCCAACCAGAAATCCTTTCGATCTTCCATATGATCCACATGAAGAGAAGCCAAATCTTATGGCGGATAGTTTTCAACAGGAATTCACAGCAGCCCACCAAAAGGAATTAGCATTCTGCAGACACGAGAGCTTTTGCTTTGGACTCGCTTACCCAGAAGAAATTGGGGGACTGGGATACCACCCCCGATATCGAAGACCTTCaa TTTCGATTGCAGATAAAGGCGAGCACGATTGGCTAATTGAACAGCTATTATTTAAAAGCGATCAAGTCCCCCGCCGTGAAAAAGACCCTATTGATATAGAAACCAGAAGCATTCAAACTGAAGATTCAACACAAACCAGAGATGCTAATTCAATGGAGCTTGAAAGCGATCAAGAGAAGGAGATTCCGCCAGATTCCGAGAGTGAACTTGAAATGGAACCAGAACTGATGCAAGACGGTAATAGCCAATCAagtcattcatcttcattGGACAAACCCGAGGATTTGATCTGCGATGATGTCAGAGTAGTTTCAAAAAGCACTGAGTCAACATTGAGCAGTGCAGTGAACAAAAACTTGAACTGCAGAGTATTAAAGAGCAAATTAATAAAGGAGACGCTCTCTGAGTTTAGCCCCATGGCATTTGATAAGAACAAAATGGAGGAGCGTTTTCCCTATCCAGATAAAGTGGTGTGTCACACTCCAACTTACTCCATTGCTTCTGACATGCAAGTAGAGGTCTCTGAAATTGGCTCCCCTCCGACTGTGGATGGGAACAATACTGATGGAGAATCGTTGAACCCTGACTGGGAGATTGAAAAGGAGGCAAGTTTTGGAGGTGAACAAGATGACTTGGGTCAGTTGATGGAGGTGCGGTTTAATGAGATTGTTTCGGGTGTACAGGAGGAAAAAGTAAAGGCATTGAGTGTCAAAGAAGCATCGTCCCCTAAAACTATTAAAAGTCCAATGGCCGAGGAGCTGGTGGATCATCCTTCTCAAGTTGTCCCTCAAATGCCTGAG GAGTTGTCTTTTCCCacagatgatgatgaagaagcgATAAGTTGCGTTGTTGACCAAATAAATCCAGAAGCTTTAGTGAACTTGGAAAACGTGGCAAAAACCAGTGAAGATGTAGACGATGGATTGGAGATATTGGTCAAACAAGAGGACGATGGAAATAGAACAGGATCTTTGGAGGAGACTGACCGAAATTCTAGCAACTCTTTTAATGTTGGTTCGGAGGATTCTTCTGGATGTCAAGCCCACTTGCACCATGTACATTCagaagaaggaaacaaaaatatggaCCAAATTACTGGGAATGGAGATCTAGGCTGTGCTCATAAACAtctagaagaagaaatcaaaagcaaGGATCAAATTACTGGCAGTGGAGATCTTGGCCGGGCTCATAAACATTCAGAAGAAGGAAGTAAAAACACAGAAGAAATTACTGGCATTGGAGATGTTGTAGAGCCAAGAAAGGTTGAAGAACAATTTGAGTTTATTCACGACAATAAGAATCAACCGAATGTCGTGGAAGCTGAATTACAGAGTTCTAAAAATTCCTTGAAATTGCCTGTCGAGAACGAATCGGTCACTTATGGAGGAGTGCCTCTTGCTTTCAATGACATAAACACTTCAGAAAATCAACAAAGTGAATTTCAGAAGTCTATTGAAGATCTTGTAGAGCCAAGAAAGGTTGAAGAACAATTGGAATTCATTCAAGACAACAAGAATCAACCAAATGCCGTGGAAGCTGAATTACAGAGTTCTAAAAATTCCTTGAAATTGCCTGTAGAGGACGACTCGGTCACTTATGGAGGAGTGCCTCTTGCTTTCAACGACATAATTTGTTCTAGCGCTTCAGATAATCAAGTAAGTGATGTACAAAGTGAATTTCAGAAGTCTAATGAAGCTTTTGTAGATCCAAGAAAGATTGAAATACCATTGGAGTTGAAACAAGACAATAAGAATCAACTAAATGTTGTGGAAGTTGAATTCCAGAGTTCTAAAGATACCTTGAAATCAACTATGGAGGACGACTTGGTTAATGATGGAGGAGTGCCTCTTGAAATAGTCTCTGATGCGTCACAGAATCAAGTAAATGCTGTGCAAAGTGAATTTCAGAAGCCTAACGATGTCATGAAATCAACAGTGGAGCAAGACTCGGTCACTGAAAGAGAACTTCTTGATACCACAGCAGGATTATCTCCAGAGTCTTCAATGGAAAAACAAGGCCATATGGACAAGGTCTCCTTATCACAG GATCCCATCGTGTTCCATGAGAATAACCCAAAAACCATGGCGAAGGATGATAATAAGCCTGCTGATTCCATCGAAGTCGAAAACGAGTTCATCAAAGACCTTTCAGAACAAAAGGGTGAAAAATCCAACTTGGATGCCAAGCATGAActtgaaaaaacaaatcagAATTTGAGCTCACCATACTCAGAGCTCAATGTTGATGTGAAAATCGCAGATATCACTGTACAAGAAGAGGTA GTAGCAGCAGCAGCTAACCCTGTAGCAGAAAACACAGCCAAAGAAGTTGAAGTTCAAACTGAAGCAACACCCATTACCAACAAAAACATGGAAGCTGTTGGAGGTAATATAttgtaa
- the LOC111783078 gene encoding ATP-dependent zinc metalloprotease FTSH 9, chloroplastic-like isoform X1 yields the protein MTSVESLSPVIRTRFHLDSNCNLRCWNGLGVLRYKSRVYHQNSNRFVPNSVPLPYVKLYRLGPSKNSDRFNIWGGFAGKFGSRNIKICANDRDSDSTGGSGEKSEAKPSETQGVSKNTTDSGSSSNRRKEKHRKGGGWWWSKGGKWRWQPIVQAQEIGVLLLQLGILVFVMRLVRPGIPLPGSEPRTTTTFVSVPYSDFLSKINSNNVQKVEVDGVNIMFKLKSEPGTQESEIISGSKLQESDSLIRSVNPTKRIVYTTTRPSDIKTPYDKMFENAVEFGSPDKRSNGFLNSALIALFYVVVLAGLLHRFPVNFSQHTAGQIRNRKSRGSGGSKVSEQVESITFADVAGVDEAKEELEEIVEFLRSPDRYIRLGARPPRGVLLVGLPGTGKTLLAKAVAGEAEVPFISCSASEFVELYVGMGASRVRDLFARAKKEAPSIIFIDEIDAVAKSRDGKFRIVSNDEREQTLNQLLTEMDGFDSNAAVIVLGATNRSDILDPALRRPGRFDRVVMVETPDRTGREAILKVHVTKKDLPLADDVNLIDIASMTTGFTGADLANLVNEAALLAGRQSKNVVEKEDFIQAVERSIAGIEKKTAKLQGSEKTVVARHEAGHAVVGTAVANLIPGQPRVEKLSILPRSGGALGFTYIPPTNEDRYLLFIDELRGRLVTLLGGRAAEEVAFSGRISTGALDDIKRATDMAYKAVAEYGLNQTIGPLSMATLAGGGIDESGGAAPWGRDQGHLVDLVQREVKALLQSALEIALSVVRANPAVLEGLGAHLEEKEKVEGEELQEWLRMVVAPKELTIFVRGNQESLLPVQSVNSAPAS from the exons ATGACATCGGTAGAGTCTTTAAGTCCGGTAATTCGAACCAGGTTTCATCTCGATTCGAATTGTAATCTTCGTTGTTGGAATGGATTGGGGGTTCTTCGTTATAAATCTAGGGTGTATCACCAGAATTCAAACCGTTTTGTTCCGAATTCGGTGCCCTTGCCCTATGTAAAGTTATATAGATTAGGGCCTTCAAAAAATTCGGATAGATTTAACATTTGGGGAGGTTTCGCGGGAAAATTCGGATCTAGGAATATCAAGATATGTGCAAATGATAGGGATAGTGATTCCACAGGTGGTTCAGGGGAGAAAAGTGAAGCTAAACCAAGCGAAACTCAGGGGGTGAGTAAGAACACAACGGATTCTGGTTCTTCGTCAAACCGGAGGAAGGAGAAGCACAGAAAAGGAGGAGGTTGGTGGTGGTCTAAAGGTGGAAAATGGCGGTGGCAGCCTATAGTCCAGGCCCAAGAGATTGGAGTTTTGCTTCTACAGCTTGGAATTTTAGTTTTCGTTATGCGGTTGGTTCGCCCCGGGATTCCATTACCAGGCTCTGAGCCTAGGACAACGACGACATTCGTAAGCGTTCCATACAGTGACTTCTTAAGCAAGATCAACAGTAATAATGTGCAGAAGGTGGAAGTGGATGGTGTGAACATCATGTTTAAGTTGAAGTCTGAACCAGGGACTCAGGAAAGTGAAATCATTAGTGGAAGCAAGCTGCAGGAATCAGACTCATTGATAAGAAGTGTTAATCCGACTAAAAGAATCGTTTATACGACTACCAGGCCAAGTGATATTAAAACTCCTTATGATAAGATGTTTGAAAATGCAGTGGAATTTGGGTCACCGGATAAGCGGTCGAATGGATTCTTGAACTCTGCTCTG ATAGCTTTGTTCTATGTTGTAGTGCTTGCTGGGCTTCTCCATCGGTTTCCAGTAAACTTTTCACAG CATACAGCTGGTCAAATTAGGAACCGTAAGTCTCGGGGTTCTGGTGGGTCAAAAGTCTCTGAACAAGTTGAATCAATAACTTTTGCTGATGTAGCTGGTGTTGATGAGGCTAAAGAGGAGCTTGAAGAAATCGTG GAATTTTTAAGGAGTCCAGATAGGTATATTCGACTTGGTGCTCGGCCTCCTAGAGGTGTCCTTCTG GTGGGTCTTCCGGGGACAGGTAAGACTCTTTTAGCGAAGGCAGTCGCTGGGGAAGCTGAAGTACCCTTTATAAGTTGTTCTGCTAGTGAATTTGTAGAACTATATGTTGGCATGGGTGCCTCTCGTGTGAGAGATCTCTTTGCACGAGCGAAGAAAGAGGCACCATCAATCATCTTTATTGATGAG ATCGATGCTGTAGCAAAAAGTCGTGATGGTAAATTCCGTATTGTCAGTAATGACGAGAGGGAGCAGACCTTGAATCAGTTGCTTACT GAGATGGATGGGTTTGACAGCAACGCTGCTGTAATTGTTCTTGGTGCTACCAATCGATCAGATATTTTAGACCCTGCTCTTCGCCGACCTGGAAGATTTGATCGTGTTGTCATG GTGGAAACACCCGACAGAACTGGAAGGGAAGCAATTTTGAAAGTACATGTTACCAAGAAAGATCTCCCCCTTGCGGATGATGTCAACCTCATTGATATTGCTTCTATGACCACAGGCTTTACAGG GGCAGATCTTGCAAACCTGGTTAATGAAGCTGCTCTTTTGGCTGGAAGACAAAGCAAAAATGTTgtggaaaaagaagattttatTCAAGCAGTGGAGAGATCGATAGCT GGCATAGAGAAGAAGACTGCCAAATTGCAAGGAAGTGAGAAGACTGTAGTTGCACGACATGAGGCTGGTCATGCAGTTGTAGGCACAGCTGTTGCAAATCTTATACCTGGTCAGCCACGTGTGGag AAATTGAGCATACTACCAAGGTCAGGCGGGGCACTCGGGTTTACCTATATTCCTCCAACAAATGAAGATAGATATTTGCTCTTCATTGATGAGTTGCGTGGCCGTTTGGTTACGCTTTTGGGAGGACGTGCAGCAGAAGAAGTAGCCTTTTCTGGTCGTATTTCAACGGGCGCACTCGACGATATCAAACGAGCAACTGACATGGCATACAAAGCAGTGGCTGAGTATGGTCTGAACCAAACAATAGGCCCTTTGTCCATGGCAACGCTTGCTGGTGGTGGGATAGATGAGTCTGGAGGAGCTGCTCCTTGGGGAAGGGACCAG GGACATCTTGTTGATCTTGTTCAAAGAGAGGTTAAAGCATTGCTACAATCTGCTCTCGAGATCGCGCTTTCAGTCGTGCGTGCAAACCCAGCTGTCTTGGAAGGGCTTGGTGCCCATTTAGAAG aaaaagaaaaagtagaaggtGAAGAACTGCAAGAGTGGTTGAGAATGGTTGTTGCACCAAAGGAACTGACAATCTTCGTAAGAGGCAATCAAGAATCTCTTCTCCCAGTGCAGTCGGTGAACTCAGCCCCAGCTTCGTAG
- the LOC111782893 gene encoding phosphomethylpyrimidine synthase, chloroplastic-like, with translation MYYAKQGIITEEMLFCATREKLDPEFVRSEVARGRAIIPSNKKHLELEPMIVGRKFLVKVNANIGNSAVASSIEEEVYKVQWATMWGADTVMDLSTGRHIHETREWILRNSAVPVGTVPIYQALEKVNGIAENLTWEIFRETLIEQAEQGVDYFTIHAGVLLRYIPLTAKRMTGIVSRGGSIHAKWCLAHHKENFAYEHWDDILDICNQYDISLSIGDGLRPGSIYDANDTAQFAELLTQGELTRRAWEKDVQVVNNLLSCLHTYICSQSHPYYSYALKRKPIYS, from the coding sequence ATGTATTATGCCAAGCAAGGAATCATTACTGAGGAAATGTTGTTTTGTGCCACTCGTGAGAAGCTGGATCCGGAGTTTGTGAGGTCAGAGGTTGCTCGCGGGCGGGCAATCATCCCTTCCAACAAGAAACATTTGgagttggagcccatgattgTGGGTAGAAAATTCTTGGTGAAAGTAAATGCAAATATTGGAAACTCTGCTGTTGCAAGTTCtattgaagaagaagtttATAAAGTCCAATGGGCGACCATGTGGGGAGCTGATACTGTCATGGACCTCTCTACCGGTCGTCACATACATGAAACTCGTGAGTGGATATTGCGTAACTCAGCCGTACCAGTAGGAACCGTTCCCATATATCAGGCACTTGAAAAAGTGAATGGAATAGCTGAAAACCTCACGTGGGAGATTTTCAGGGAAACACTGATTGAACAAGCTGAGCAGGGTGTAGACTATTTTACTATTCATGCCGGGGTCTTACTTCGATACATCCCTCTAACAGCAAAAAGAATGACAGGAATTGTATCACGTGGTGGATCTATTCATGCAAAGTGGTGTTTGGCCCATCATAAAGAAAACTTTGCTTACGAACACTGGGACGACATACTTGACATCTGTAATCAGTACGATATATCTCTATCGATTGGTGACGGGCTGAGACCTGGTTCAATTTATGATGCCAACGACACTGCTCAATTTGCAGAGCTCTTAACTCAGGGCGAACTGACTCGTAGAGCATGGGAAAAAGATGTGCAGGTTGTGAATAATCTTCTCTCTTGcttacatacatacatatgcTCACAATCACACCCATATTATTCTTATGCATTGAAGAGGAAACCTATTTACTCCTAG